A single Streptomyces mirabilis DNA region contains:
- a CDS encoding glycine-rich domain-containing protein, with the protein MTATANDQKTGRAVAGEELFESLAHFVVIHNGQSSERAERIADQAVAFLVTAATATVPMVPSDDVDLGLHALILHTKEYAELCEKYAGRFLQHSPMPGGGARDPEKVAASAHAMKAAGFAVFDDLWTVNGANLAQCDSDCGRPYGRA; encoded by the coding sequence ATGACGGCAACGGCGAACGATCAGAAGACCGGTCGTGCGGTGGCTGGTGAGGAGCTGTTCGAGAGCCTCGCCCACTTCGTGGTCATCCACAACGGGCAGTCGTCCGAGCGTGCCGAGCGGATCGCGGACCAGGCGGTCGCGTTCCTGGTCACGGCGGCCACTGCCACCGTCCCCATGGTCCCGTCGGACGACGTGGACCTCGGCCTCCACGCACTCATCCTGCACACGAAGGAGTACGCCGAGCTGTGCGAGAAATACGCGGGCCGCTTCCTGCAACACAGCCCGATGCCGGGTGGAGGGGCCCGTGATCCTGAGAAGGTCGCCGCCTCGGCACACGCCATGAAGGCGGCCGGTTTCGCGGTCTTCGACGACCTCTGGACCGTGAACGGCGCGAACCTCGCACAGTGCGACTCGGACTGTGGCCGACCGTACGGTCGGGCGTAG
- a CDS encoding helix-turn-helix domain-containing protein, producing MPEADRPQELPARLLTDPEMLNACRVRDFARVFRLVKTRAGIYPSMIARRCELTPSRVGEVIAGRRQLLHMDVVERIADGLRIPGHMLGLARRSWETPQALVVTEREAPQEPEPEKQTPASLPGPDVDSILALATRASLSTATLEAFQSSIEDYWRRDDQHGGEALRPAIVGQLRYVVGLLKESRRPSIQNGLYGIAAELARLTGWTYFDARQYNQARAYFTEALQLAKETDDRQFMANVLACMSLQATYQDKPADSLALVTAAQDQARSALGTTPRVLSMLSMREAFAHASLGNRDSTHRAIGEAHRHFEQIGVGDPDPSWVNYFDEPKLIVDTGIAHGRLGEAATAEPLIADALRREDRTNQRGRAFHAFWLARTQLDQGKLGQACDTATQALVPASAVASERVSGHLREFYDQLAPYRQEPVALAFESRLRELLPPVSGSLHP from the coding sequence ATGCCCGAAGCCGACCGGCCGCAGGAACTGCCTGCCAGGCTGCTCACCGATCCCGAAATGCTCAACGCGTGTCGGGTACGGGACTTCGCCAGGGTCTTCCGACTGGTGAAAACGAGAGCGGGCATCTACCCATCGATGATCGCCAGGCGATGCGAGCTGACGCCCAGCCGAGTCGGTGAAGTCATCGCAGGCCGCCGTCAGTTGCTCCACATGGACGTCGTCGAGCGCATCGCGGACGGCTTGCGCATCCCAGGCCACATGCTCGGGCTTGCCAGACGATCTTGGGAGACGCCTCAGGCACTCGTCGTCACCGAGCGCGAGGCACCGCAAGAACCGGAGCCAGAGAAGCAGACACCCGCTTCTTTACCGGGGCCAGACGTGGACAGCATCCTTGCGCTGGCCACCCGGGCAAGCCTCAGCACAGCCACACTGGAAGCTTTCCAGTCGTCCATCGAAGACTATTGGCGACGGGATGACCAGCACGGCGGCGAAGCCCTGAGGCCGGCCATCGTCGGTCAGCTCCGGTATGTGGTCGGGCTCCTCAAGGAAAGCCGACGGCCGTCCATCCAGAACGGCTTGTACGGAATCGCGGCCGAGCTGGCACGCCTCACCGGCTGGACCTACTTCGACGCCCGCCAGTACAACCAGGCCCGCGCGTACTTCACCGAGGCGCTGCAACTGGCCAAGGAAACCGACGACCGGCAGTTCATGGCCAACGTGCTTGCCTGCATGAGCTTGCAGGCGACCTACCAGGACAAGCCCGCGGACTCTCTGGCACTCGTGACCGCCGCCCAGGACCAGGCCCGCTCAGCCCTGGGCACCACCCCACGCGTCCTGTCGATGCTGTCCATGCGCGAGGCGTTCGCCCATGCCAGCCTCGGCAACCGGGACTCCACTCACCGGGCGATCGGGGAAGCGCACCGCCATTTCGAGCAGATCGGGGTAGGTGACCCGGACCCGTCATGGGTGAACTACTTCGATGAGCCGAAGCTCATCGTGGACACGGGCATCGCCCACGGCCGACTGGGCGAAGCAGCAACCGCCGAGCCCTTGATCGCGGATGCTTTGCGGCGGGAAGACCGCACGAACCAGCGCGGCCGTGCGTTTCACGCGTTCTGGCTGGCTCGTACGCAGTTGGATCAGGGCAAGCTTGGTCAGGCGTGCGACACCGCCACGCAGGCTCTGGTGCCCGCGTCGGCGGTGGCGTCCGAGCGAGTGTCGGGCCATCTCAGGGAGTTCTACGACCAGTTGGCCCCGTACAGGCAAGAGCCCGTAGCCCTGGCCTTCGAGTCGCGGCTACGGGAGCTCCTCCCACCGGTCAGCGGATCGCTTCATCCATGA
- a CDS encoding NUDIX hydrolase: protein MEWKTHGERQIYTNKWVNLCLVDVQQPDGRRWEYHVVRLRHLAVAAVVNDRQEVLMMWRHRFITDSWAWELPMGLVEDDESPEEAAAREVLEETGWRPGPIKPLIYAEPANGITDSQHHVFRADGATYVGPPTEKNESDRIEWVPLGEIRGMIDRREIVSSGSLVGLLYLLMDEAIR, encoded by the coding sequence ATGGAGTGGAAGACGCACGGCGAGCGACAGATCTACACCAACAAGTGGGTGAATCTGTGTCTGGTCGACGTCCAGCAGCCTGACGGACGCAGGTGGGAGTACCACGTCGTTCGCCTCCGGCATCTGGCCGTGGCCGCCGTGGTCAACGATCGCCAAGAGGTCCTGATGATGTGGCGGCACCGCTTCATCACAGACTCGTGGGCTTGGGAGTTGCCCATGGGCCTGGTCGAGGACGACGAGTCCCCGGAGGAAGCGGCGGCCCGTGAAGTCCTGGAGGAGACGGGCTGGCGTCCTGGTCCCATCAAGCCCCTGATCTACGCCGAGCCGGCCAACGGGATCACCGACTCGCAGCACCACGTCTTCCGCGCGGACGGCGCGACCTACGTCGGCCCGCCCACGGAGAAGAACGAGTCAGACCGCATCGAGTGGGTACCCCTCGGCGAGATCCGGGGCATGATCGACCGCCGCGAGATCGTGAGCAGCGGATCGCTCGTCGGCCTGCTGTACCTGCTCATGGATGAAGCGATCCGCTGA
- a CDS encoding RNA polymerase sigma factor — MSDEQRFTELYRRNYAAVEAYVTKRADPSSVLDVVADVFLTAWRRFADMPEGKELPWLYGVARRTLANDRRSRQRQLSLAELLAVQPSAFSGERQPDDVIIEMDLAKAFDCLSLRDQEILRLTLWEKLPINECALAMGCGTATARVRLFRARKRLGGFLSEMDSARSLSDEVRSRKESHA, encoded by the coding sequence TTGAGCGACGAGCAGCGGTTCACCGAGCTATATCGGCGAAACTACGCGGCAGTTGAGGCTTACGTCACGAAACGCGCAGACCCCAGCAGTGTGCTGGACGTGGTGGCGGACGTATTCCTTACGGCGTGGCGACGCTTCGCAGACATGCCTGAGGGAAAGGAACTGCCCTGGCTGTACGGTGTCGCCCGGCGCACGCTGGCCAATGATCGGCGCTCCCGGCAACGCCAGCTCAGTCTCGCCGAATTGTTGGCCGTCCAGCCCTCGGCTTTCAGTGGTGAGCGCCAGCCTGATGACGTCATCATCGAGATGGATCTAGCGAAGGCGTTCGACTGCCTCAGTCTTCGTGATCAGGAGATCCTCCGCCTGACTCTCTGGGAAAAGTTGCCCATAAACGAATGTGCGCTAGCCATGGGCTGTGGAACCGCCACAGCACGAGTGCGCCTCTTTCGGGCAAGAAAGCGACTTGGCGGATTTCTCTCAGAAATGGACTCCGCTCGTTCTCTGAGTGACGAGGTTCGCTCGCGGAAGGAATCTCATGCGTGA
- a CDS encoding peptidase inhibitor family I36 protein, translating to MKLRKTTVLASAVLLSLTMLSQAEAAGQEDELQQQIDQVLAKTSGGVQISRNEIAWNGGEAIMSFPLPGEDTAPPSSDAAVKLQAKVAGVSAKSVAAAAADGKALAADDGCPTQTFGNDWYCFYQYENFGGRRLQWNESHPHTDLVFFSVYDFDNKTSSWSNKGGKYIYVDGRSVTGQDRSCDQGSISLWQEAPHSSKAYVGASLDNKADCFWTS from the coding sequence ATGAAGCTGAGGAAGACTACCGTTCTCGCCAGCGCGGTGCTGCTGAGCCTGACCATGCTCAGCCAGGCAGAAGCCGCAGGCCAAGAGGACGAGTTGCAGCAGCAGATCGACCAGGTGCTTGCCAAGACATCTGGTGGTGTCCAGATCAGCCGGAATGAGATTGCCTGGAACGGCGGAGAGGCAATCATGTCGTTCCCGCTTCCCGGAGAGGACACCGCGCCGCCCAGCAGTGACGCTGCCGTCAAGCTGCAGGCAAAGGTTGCTGGCGTGTCCGCGAAGTCGGTAGCGGCTGCGGCCGCCGACGGAAAGGCGCTTGCCGCGGACGACGGCTGCCCCACGCAGACCTTCGGCAACGACTGGTACTGCTTCTACCAGTATGAGAACTTCGGTGGCAGGCGCCTACAGTGGAACGAGTCGCACCCTCACACCGACCTGGTGTTCTTCTCCGTGTACGACTTCGACAACAAGACGTCGTCATGGTCCAACAAGGGAGGGAAGTACATCTACGTCGACGGCAGGTCTGTGACTGGGCAGGACCGATCCTGCGACCAGGGCTCGATCAGTCTCTGGCAAGAGGCGCCACACTCCAGCAAGGCTTATGTCGGCGCGAGTCTCGACAACAAGGCCGACTGCTTCTGGACGTCATAG
- a CDS encoding bifunctional DNA primase/polymerase, with product MATIDRQATTLALAHALSAAERGLAVIPLSRTKLPALRSPHRDDPDPDPTTPPCRGECGRFGHGVYDASTDPRRIRALFTAAPWATGYGIACGLDPHRLIGIDLDTKSGTDSSAALRELALRHLFTIPETVVVLTPSGGRHLWLTGPPDVVVPNSASRLAPGIDIRGAGGYLVGPGSRTEHGVYGTAPGTAQLAPAPCPRELLCLLTPPPRTHHRAPPATGQHGQGLVQFVLAAHEGQRNTRLFWAACRAYENGIGPELSTALVEAAVRTGLTEREARSTIASASRMTFPRPEPPENGTTPRTARP from the coding sequence ATGGCCACCATCGACCGGCAGGCCACGACCCTGGCCCTGGCCCACGCCCTGTCCGCCGCCGAACGCGGCCTCGCGGTGATCCCGCTGTCCCGCACGAAGCTCCCGGCCCTGCGTTCCCCCCACCGCGACGACCCCGATCCCGACCCGACGACCCCTCCCTGCCGCGGCGAATGCGGCCGCTTCGGACACGGCGTGTACGACGCCTCCACCGACCCCCGCCGCATCCGCGCGCTCTTCACCGCCGCGCCCTGGGCGACCGGCTACGGCATCGCCTGCGGCCTCGACCCGCACCGCCTCATCGGCATCGACCTCGACACCAAATCCGGTACGGACTCCTCGGCCGCCCTGCGCGAACTGGCCCTGCGCCACCTGTTCACGATCCCGGAGACAGTGGTCGTGCTGACCCCGAGCGGCGGCCGCCACCTCTGGCTGACCGGACCGCCCGACGTGGTCGTCCCCAACTCGGCGAGCCGACTGGCCCCGGGCATCGACATCCGCGGCGCCGGCGGTTATCTGGTCGGCCCCGGCTCCCGCACCGAGCACGGTGTGTACGGAACCGCCCCGGGCACCGCCCAGTTGGCGCCCGCGCCTTGTCCGCGCGAACTCCTGTGCCTGCTCACGCCCCCGCCCCGCACGCACCACCGCGCGCCCCCGGCAACCGGCCAACACGGTCAAGGACTGGTCCAGTTCGTGCTCGCCGCCCACGAGGGCCAGCGCAACACCCGCCTCTTCTGGGCCGCCTGCCGCGCCTACGAGAACGGCATCGGCCCGGAGCTGAGCACCGCCCTCGTCGAGGCCGCCGTCCGTACCGGCCTCACCGAACGCGAGGCCCGCTCGACGATCGCCTCGGCGTCCCGGATGACGTTCCCACGCCCCGAGCCACCGGAAAACGGAACGACACCACGAACCGCCCGTCCCTAG
- a CDS encoding acyl-CoA dehydrogenase family protein, producing MHLAPTERQQRLRAELRTYFRDLMPDGPPPADDPGRQRALLRRIGTDGLLGIGWPVAYGGQGRGADEQFVFFDEAYRAGAPVSMVTLNTVGPTLMKYGSQAQKEYFLPRILRGDLVFAIGYSEPSAGTDLASLRTRAVREGESWLIDGQKIFTSNAQHADWIWLACRTDPDASKHRGISIVLVPTDAPGFSWTPIETVGGLTTTATYYDGIRVPSSHLVGEENGGWELITNQLNHERVALAAIGMQAEDFYAAALRAVRTPDPVTGRRRVDEPWVRFRLAEVYARLAASRLLNWRLVGEVGAGRLAPGDASGVKVAGTESAVASYRMCQEVVGAGALVRSGSPGVFGDGELERMNRAAQINTFGGGVSEVQREIVATMRLGMTRGRR from the coding sequence GTGCACCTCGCCCCCACCGAGCGCCAGCAACGGCTGCGCGCCGAACTGCGTACGTACTTCCGGGACCTGATGCCCGACGGTCCCCCGCCCGCCGACGACCCTGGCAGGCAGCGGGCGCTGCTGCGTCGCATCGGCACCGACGGACTGCTCGGCATCGGCTGGCCCGTCGCGTACGGGGGCCAAGGGCGCGGAGCCGACGAGCAGTTCGTGTTCTTCGACGAGGCGTACCGGGCCGGAGCGCCGGTGTCGATGGTCACGCTGAACACCGTCGGACCGACCCTCATGAAGTACGGGAGCCAGGCGCAGAAGGAGTACTTCCTGCCGCGCATCCTCAGGGGTGACCTCGTCTTCGCGATCGGGTACTCGGAGCCCTCGGCGGGCACGGACCTGGCCTCGCTGCGCACCCGCGCCGTGCGGGAGGGCGAGTCCTGGCTGATCGACGGGCAGAAGATCTTCACCTCCAACGCCCAGCATGCCGACTGGATCTGGCTCGCCTGCCGTACCGACCCCGACGCGTCCAAGCACCGAGGCATCTCGATCGTCCTCGTGCCCACGGACGCGCCGGGCTTCTCGTGGACACCGATCGAGACGGTGGGCGGGCTGACCACCACGGCCACGTACTACGACGGCATCCGCGTCCCCTCCTCGCACCTCGTCGGCGAGGAGAACGGCGGCTGGGAGCTCATCACCAACCAGCTCAACCACGAGCGGGTCGCGCTCGCCGCGATCGGCATGCAGGCCGAGGATTTCTACGCGGCCGCGCTGCGGGCGGTACGCACCCCCGATCCGGTGACGGGACGGCGTCGGGTTGACGAGCCCTGGGTGCGTTTTCGGCTGGCCGAGGTGTATGCCCGGCTGGCGGCATCACGCCTGCTCAACTGGCGTTTGGTGGGGGAGGTCGGGGCCGGCCGGCTGGCCCCCGGCGACGCGAGCGGGGTGAAGGTCGCGGGAACGGAATCGGCGGTCGCTTCGTACCGAATGTGTCAGGAAGTCGTGGGTGCGGGTGCACTGGTGCGCTCCGGTTCGCCGGGCGTGTTCGGGGACGGCGAGCTGGAGCGGATGAACAGGGCGGCGCAGATCAACACGTTCGGGGGCGGGGTGAGCGAGGTGCAGCGGGAGATCGTGGCGACCATGCGGCTCGGGATGACGAGGGGGCGGCGGTGA
- a CDS encoding bifunctional MaoC family dehydratase N-terminal/OB-fold nucleic acid binding domain-containing protein, with protein MSDEAAGPAARLKAYEGRAAAVEGVGKDPVNEPMIRHWCEAMGDTNAAYTGPDAVAPPTMLQAWTMGGLSGHEGRSDAYDELLGLLDEAGCTSVVATDCEQEYLRPLRPGDEITFDAVIESVSERKTTKLGTGHFVTTRMDVRANGEPAGTHRFRILKYAPARTKSKAARPRPVVNRDNAGFWEGVGRHQLLIQRCGGCGTLRFPWLPGCGACGSPEWGTVEASGEGTVYSYVVMHHPPFPAFDPPYAVGLIELAEGVRIVSNVIGVPYDKVRIGMPVRLRFERYDEELVLPVFRAGAEGGG; from the coding sequence GTGAGCGACGAGGCGGCCGGGCCGGCGGCGCGGCTCAAGGCGTACGAAGGGCGTGCGGCGGCCGTCGAGGGCGTGGGCAAGGACCCGGTCAACGAGCCGATGATCCGGCACTGGTGCGAGGCGATGGGCGACACCAACGCGGCGTACACGGGTCCGGACGCCGTGGCGCCGCCCACCATGCTCCAGGCGTGGACGATGGGCGGCCTGTCCGGGCACGAGGGCCGCTCGGACGCGTACGACGAGCTGCTCGGCCTGCTCGACGAGGCCGGGTGTACCTCCGTGGTGGCCACCGACTGCGAGCAGGAGTATCTGCGTCCGTTGCGGCCCGGCGACGAGATCACCTTCGACGCGGTGATCGAGTCGGTCTCCGAGCGCAAGACCACCAAGCTGGGCACCGGGCACTTCGTCACGACACGGATGGACGTACGGGCGAACGGGGAGCCGGCGGGTACGCACCGGTTCCGGATCCTCAAGTACGCCCCGGCACGCACCAAGTCCAAGGCGGCCCGGCCGCGACCGGTCGTCAACCGGGACAACGCCGGGTTCTGGGAGGGCGTCGGCCGCCACCAGCTGCTGATCCAGCGGTGCGGGGGCTGCGGGACGCTGCGGTTTCCCTGGCTGCCGGGGTGCGGCGCGTGCGGCTCCCCGGAGTGGGGCACGGTCGAGGCGAGCGGAGAGGGGACGGTCTACTCGTACGTCGTCATGCACCACCCGCCGTTCCCCGCCTTCGACCCTCCGTACGCCGTGGGCCTGATCGAGCTGGCCGAGGGCGTCCGGATCGTCAGCAACGTCATCGGGGTGCCGTACGACAAGGTGCGGATCGGTATGCCCGTGCGGCTCCGGTTCGAGCGGTACGACGAGGAGCTGGTGCTGCCGGTCTTCCGGGCCGGTGCGGAGGGGGGAGGCTGA
- a CDS encoding acyl-CoA dehydrogenase family protein: MDFTPTEEQTAARDLAARIFGDLSTPERLAAAGTGSDAETWKALCAAGLVAAVADTGLLGLVLLLEEQGRTTAQVPFAASCVYGLLAVSAHGSPELRERLLPGIGDGTAVVCGAVFEPGGVRADAAGRLSGDAPVVPWLRDATHVLVADDRRRLWLVRAADARCAPVELTAPWAAGRLTLDGTPGEPVGGADAYDDVLATARTAFAGLQAGVCAGSLARAVEHTKTREQFGRPLAAKQGVQLRAADAYMDTEAIRVTAYEAAWRRDEGLAYATHALTAAWWASEAGQRVVHTGQHLHGGTGADLEHPVHRHFLWGRQLDAYLGCGSQVLQELGELIASGEEET, encoded by the coding sequence ATGGACTTCACGCCCACCGAGGAACAGACGGCCGCCCGCGACCTGGCCGCGCGGATCTTCGGCGACCTCTCCACCCCGGAGCGGCTCGCCGCGGCCGGCACCGGCAGCGACGCCGAGACGTGGAAGGCGCTCTGCGCGGCCGGGCTGGTGGCGGCCGTCGCGGACACGGGGCTGCTCGGTCTGGTGCTGCTCCTGGAGGAGCAGGGGCGCACCACGGCCCAGGTGCCGTTCGCGGCAAGCTGTGTGTACGGGCTGCTGGCGGTGTCGGCCCACGGTTCACCGGAGCTGCGGGAGCGGCTGCTGCCGGGGATCGGGGACGGGACGGCGGTGGTGTGCGGGGCGGTCTTCGAGCCGGGGGGCGTACGGGCGGACGCGGCGGGGCGGTTGAGCGGAGACGCCCCTGTGGTGCCGTGGCTGCGGGACGCCACCCATGTGCTCGTCGCGGACGACCGGCGCCGGTTGTGGCTCGTACGGGCCGCTGACGCGCGGTGCGCGCCGGTCGAGCTGACGGCACCCTGGGCGGCGGGACGGCTGACGCTCGACGGGACGCCGGGTGAGCCGGTGGGCGGGGCGGACGCGTACGACGACGTGCTCGCCACCGCCCGGACCGCCTTCGCGGGGCTGCAGGCCGGCGTGTGCGCCGGGTCGCTGGCACGAGCCGTGGAGCACACCAAAACACGCGAGCAGTTCGGACGTCCGCTCGCCGCCAAGCAGGGTGTCCAACTCCGGGCCGCGGACGCGTACATGGACACCGAGGCGATACGGGTGACGGCGTACGAGGCGGCGTGGCGGCGCGACGAGGGGCTCGCGTACGCGACGCACGCGCTGACCGCGGCCTGGTGGGCGTCCGAGGCTGGGCAGCGGGTCGTGCACACGGGCCAGCATCTGCACGGAGGGACGGGCGCAGACCTGGAGCACCCGGTGCACCGGCACTTCCTGTGGGGGCGGCAGCTGGACGCGTATCTGGGGTGCGGGAGCCAGGTCCTCCAGGAACTGGGGGAGCTGATCGCGAGCGGGGAGGAGGAGACATGA
- a CDS encoding MaoC family dehydratase yields MRVGDELPPLEIEITRTLIVAGAIASRDYQDVHHDAELARHRGSPDVFMNILTTNGLVGRYITDHFGPDAVLRKVAIRLGAPNYPGDTMVLTGRVEEVEGDTATVRVVGANGIGRHVTGTVTVTLPPGGVS; encoded by the coding sequence GTGCGGGTCGGTGACGAGCTGCCGCCGCTGGAGATCGAGATCACGCGCACGCTGATCGTGGCCGGGGCGATCGCGTCCCGGGACTACCAGGACGTGCACCACGACGCCGAGCTGGCGCGGCACAGGGGCTCCCCCGACGTCTTCATGAACATCCTGACCACCAACGGCCTCGTCGGGCGGTACATCACGGACCACTTCGGGCCGGACGCCGTCCTCCGCAAGGTGGCCATTCGACTGGGGGCGCCCAACTACCCCGGCGACACGATGGTGTTGACGGGCAGGGTCGAAGAGGTCGAGGGCGACACCGCGACCGTGCGCGTCGTCGGGGCGAACGGCATCGGCAGACATGTGACCGGGACCGTGACGGTCACCCTGCCGCCCGGAGGTGTCTCGTGA
- a CDS encoding lipid-transfer protein — MSVRTRDRLGGRAAIVGIGATEFSKDSGRSELTLAAEAVRAALDDAGLTPAEVDGMVTFTMDTSPEITVAQAAGIGELSFFSRVHYGGGAACATVQQAALAVATGVAEVVVCYRAFNERSGRRFGAGVEQREPSAEGVALGWALPFGLLTPASWVAMAAQRYLHTYGLTPEAFGHVAVVDRKYAATNPAAYFHGRPITLAEHAASRWIVEPLRLLDCCQETDGGQALVVTSLERARELPHPPAVISAAAQGAGRAQEQMTSFYRDELTGLPEMGVVARQLWRTSGLTPKDIDVGILYDHFTPFVLMQLEEFGFCKPGEAADFVAEERLPLNTHGGQLGEAYLHGMNGVAEAVRQLRGTSVNQIPGARHTLVTAGTGVPTSGLILGADGG, encoded by the coding sequence GTGAGCGTGCGCACGAGGGACCGGCTCGGCGGCCGGGCGGCGATCGTCGGGATCGGGGCCACCGAGTTCTCCAAGGACTCCGGGCGCAGCGAGCTGACGCTCGCCGCGGAGGCGGTGCGGGCGGCGCTCGACGACGCGGGGCTGACACCGGCCGAGGTGGACGGGATGGTCACGTTCACCATGGACACCAGCCCGGAGATCACCGTCGCCCAGGCGGCGGGGATCGGCGAGCTGTCCTTCTTCTCCCGGGTGCACTACGGGGGCGGGGCGGCCTGCGCGACCGTCCAGCAGGCGGCGCTCGCGGTGGCGACCGGGGTGGCCGAGGTCGTGGTCTGCTACCGGGCGTTCAACGAGCGGTCGGGGCGGAGATTCGGGGCGGGGGTGGAGCAGCGGGAGCCGTCCGCCGAGGGGGTCGCGCTGGGCTGGGCGCTGCCGTTCGGGCTGCTCACCCCGGCGTCCTGGGTGGCGATGGCGGCCCAGCGGTATCTGCACACCTACGGACTGACGCCCGAGGCGTTCGGCCACGTCGCCGTGGTGGACCGCAAGTACGCGGCGACGAACCCGGCGGCGTACTTCCACGGCAGACCGATCACCCTCGCCGAACACGCGGCCTCGCGGTGGATCGTGGAGCCGCTGCGGCTGCTGGACTGCTGCCAGGAGACGGACGGCGGCCAGGCGCTGGTCGTCACCTCCCTGGAGCGCGCCCGGGAGCTGCCGCACCCACCCGCGGTGATCTCCGCGGCCGCCCAGGGTGCGGGCCGGGCGCAGGAACAGATGACGAGCTTCTACCGGGACGAGCTGACCGGGCTGCCGGAGATGGGGGTGGTGGCGCGCCAGCTGTGGCGGACCTCGGGGCTGACCCCCAAGGACATCGACGTGGGCATCCTGTATGACCACTTCACGCCGTTCGTGCTGATGCAGCTGGAGGAGTTCGGGTTCTGCAAGCCGGGGGAGGCCGCGGACTTCGTCGCCGAGGAGCGGCTGCCGCTGAACACCCACGGGGGCCAACTCGGGGAGGCGTATCTGCACGGGATGAACGGGGTGGCGGAGGCCGTACGCCAGCTGCGCGGCACGTCCGTGAACCAGATACCGGGCGCCCGCCACACCCTGGTCACCGCGGGCACCGGGGTCCCCACGTCGGGGCTGATCCTGGGGGCGGACGGGGGATGA
- a CDS encoding SigE family RNA polymerase sigma factor, protein MTTLVCTSGSNVGTRTLPYPSFSSYMKARQPVLLRTARSLTANPSDAEDLLQTALTKTYVAWERIEDHRALDGYVRRALLNTRTSQWRKRKVDEFVCDELPEPEGVPAGDPAEQQALHDAMWRAIMKLPARQRAMVVLRYYEDLSEAQTAEVLGVSVGTVKSAVSRALGKLREDPELEPVR, encoded by the coding sequence ATGACCACACTCGTCTGCACCAGCGGTTCGAACGTCGGGACGCGGACCCTTCCGTACCCGTCGTTCTCGTCGTACATGAAGGCACGCCAGCCGGTGCTGCTGCGTACCGCCCGCTCGCTGACCGCGAACCCGAGCGACGCCGAGGACCTGCTGCAGACCGCGCTGACAAAGACCTACGTCGCGTGGGAGCGGATCGAGGACCACCGCGCGCTCGACGGCTATGTACGGCGTGCGCTGCTGAACACCCGGACCTCACAGTGGCGCAAGCGCAAGGTCGACGAGTTCGTGTGCGACGAACTGCCGGAGCCGGAGGGCGTCCCCGCCGGGGACCCGGCCGAGCAACAGGCGCTGCACGACGCGATGTGGCGCGCCATCATGAAGCTCCCGGCCCGGCAGCGGGCCATGGTCGTCCTGCGGTACTACGAGGACCTCAGCGAGGCGCAGACCGCGGAGGTACTCGGCGTCTCCGTCGGCACGGTCAAGTCGGCGGTGTCACGGGCGCTGGGCAAGCTGCGCGAGGACCCCGAACTGGAACCCGTGCGCTGA